One region of Camelina sativa cultivar DH55 chromosome 6, Cs, whole genome shotgun sequence genomic DNA includes:
- the LOC104792098 gene encoding uncharacterized protein LOC104792098 isoform X3: MMPGLAQRNDQYSFGFWSKEIDGVNYNQLQKFWSDLSPKARQELLKIDKQTLFEQARKNMYCSRCNGLLLEGFMQIVMHGKSLHPEGSLGNPPCNKSGSSKFQNDCNSVVSNGCSDEMQDPSVHPWGGLTTTRDGSLTLLDCYLYAKSLKGLQNQVFDSAPARERERELLYPDACGGGGRGWISQGMASYGRCHGTRETCALHTARLSCDTLVDFWSALSEETRQSLLKMKEEDFMERLRFDSKRFCRDCRRNVIREFKELKELKRMRREPRCTSWFCVADTAFQYEVTIDSVQADWRETFADNAGIYHHFEWAIGTGEGKCDILKFENVGMNGRVQVNGLDLRGLNSCYITLRAYKLDGRWSEVSVKAHALKGQNCVHGRLVVGDGFVSIKRGESIRKFFEHAEEAEEEEDEEMMDKDGNELDGECSRPQKHAKSPELAREFLLDAATVIFKEQVEKAFREGTARQNAHSIFVCLTLKLLEQRVHVACKEIITLEKQVKLLEEEEKEKREEEERKEKKRSKEREKKLRRKDRLKEKEKGKEKKTPDCSDKNMLLNSSREEEDLPNLDDETNNTINCEESEIETGDADLSPPGSPDVQERQCLDGCPSPRTENHYCDSPDKEITDLEDENGYFTSDHQKPVHYQNASYWKEVQSDNALRWSDKRRYSDNASFVSRSEARFRNERLELPSRGFNGSNRQLRVKASKTGGLNGIKSHEKFQCCDNRYSERFDINSCSCKPSCEYRAKVEPNISATRSMREPKILSNSDSAPDASKPVFRGNRYTQPDYTRELRLKSRVGVGPNPSITRDSLHSKKVWEPMEPKKYPRSNSDTEVALRCSTFKTEEIEDTIAENSSDLLSQCKAIEKLDIIKLKDNNSTESGETKNGWHLKDPMMSSTSSSDNCSSCLSEGESNTVSSNNGNSESSSTSDSEDASLQSEGRENIVVGTQNDILIPDTTGKSKICETPIVVTGNNTDNNSNNNMAHGVVDVQPQGGMFPHLLNQNLQFPVFQTASPMSYFHQAPPVSWPTAPGNGLIPFPHPNPYLYTGPLGYSMNGDSPLCLQQYGNPLNHTATPFFNPGLVPVFHPYSKTNTEDQAQNLEPPVELNSLSPPETQDVSEDSFSLFHFSGPVGLSTGIKSKPAHSKDGVLRNLVGNSDMKAKESKEVEEYNLFATSNGLRFSLF, encoded by the exons ATGATGCCTGGTTTAGCTCAGAGGAATGACCAATACTCTTTTGGCTTCTGGTCAAAGGAAATCGATGGAGTCAACTACAATCAGCTCCAAAAG TTCTGGAGTGACCTGTCGCCGAAAGCTAGGCAGGAGCTCCTCAAGATTGACAAACAGACTCTGTTTGAGCAAGCTCGTAAGAACATGTATTGTTCTAGATGCAACGGCCTTCTTCTCGAAGGCTTCATGCAGATTGTTATGCATGGGAAGTCCTTGCATCCAGAGGGATCATTAGGGAATCCTCCTTGCAACAAATCAGGTAGCTCCAAATTTCAAAACGACTGTAACTCAGTTGTCAGTAACGGATGTTCGGATGAGATGCAAGATCCGTCTGTTCATCCTTGGGGAGGTCTCACCACGACACGTGATGGCTCCCTCACACTTCTTGATTGCTATTTGTATGCAAAGTCTCTCAAGGGACTTCAAAAT CAGGTGTTTGACAGTGCCCCTGCTCGAGAACGGGAACGTGAGTTGCTTTATCCCGATGCTTGTGGTGGTGGAGGCCGGGGATGGATAAGTCAAGGAATGGCTAGCTATGGTAGATGCCATGGAACAAGAGAGACGTGTGCTCTACATACTGCAAGACTTTCTTGTGATACATTGGTGGATTTCTGGTCCGCACTCAGCGAGGAAACTCGACAATCTCTTTTGAAGATGAAGGAAGAGGATTTCATGGAGAGACTGAG ATTCGACAGCAAGAGGTTTTGTAGAGACTGCAGGCGAAATGTTATCCGTGAGTTTAAAGAGCTCAAGGAACTGAAACGAATGCGGAGAGAACCTCGGTGTACCTCCTGGTTTTGTGTTGCCGATACAGCCTTCCAATATGAG GTAACCATTGATTCGGTGCAAGCAGATTGGCGGGAAACGTTTGCTGACAACGCTGGAATTTACCATCACTTTGAGTGGGCCATTGGAACTGGAGAAGGAAAATGTGATATCCTCAAATTTGAAAATGTTGGCATGAATGGGAGAGTTCAAGTCAATGGCTTAGACCTTCGTGGTTTAAATTCATGCTACATTACACTTAGAGCTTATAAATTAGATGGCCGTTGGTCGGAGGTATCCGTCAAAGCCCACGCATTAAAAGGTCAAAACTGCGTGCACGGTAGGTTAGTTGTTGGGGATGGGTTTGTTTCAATCAAGAGAGGGGAAAGCATCCGAAAGTTTTTTGAGCATGCTGAAGAGGCCGAGGAAGAAGAG GATGAAGAGATGATGGACAAAGATGGGAATGAGCTTGATGGGGAATGCTCCCGTCCACAAAAGCATGCAAAAAGTCCAGAACTGGCTCGAGAGTTTCTTCTAGATGCTGCAACAGTTATTTTTAAAGAACAG GTTGAAAAAGCATTCAGGGAAGGAACCGCTCGGCAAAATGCACATAGTATCTTTGTATGTCTTACATTGAAACTATTGGAACAACGTGTACATGTTGCCTGCAAGGAAATTATTACCTTGGAGAAACAG GTGAAActtcttgaggaagaagagaaggaaaagcGTGAAGAAGAGGAgcggaaggagaagaaaagatccaaagaaagggaaaaaaaacttcGCAGAAAGGATAGattgaaggaaaaagaaaaaggcaaagagaagaaaaccccTGATTGCAGCGATAAAAACATGCTACTGAATTCatcaagggaagaagaagatcttccAAACCTTGATGACGAGACAAACAATACTATAAACTGTGAGGAGTCAGAAATTGAAACGGGGGATGCTGATTTGTCTCCACCTGGTTCTCCTGATGTTCAAGAAAGACAGTGTTTGGATGGCTGCCCATCTCCAAGAACGGAAAACCACTACTGTGACAGCCCTGACAAAGAAATTACAGATCTTGAAGATGAGAACGGGTACTTTACAAGTGATCATCAAAAACCTGTTCACTACCAGAATGCTAGTTATTGGAAAGAAGTGCAGTCTGATAATGCTTTGAGGTGGTCAGATAAACGCAGATATTCGGATAATGCTTCTTTTGTCAGTAGGTCAGAGGCAAGATTCCGTAATGAGAGATTAGAATTGCCTTCAAGGGGATTCAATGGGTCAAACAGACAGTTAAGAGTGAAAGCTTCAAAGACTGGTGGCCTGAATGGCATCAAGTCTCATGAGAAGTTTCAATGTTGCGACAACAGATACAGTGAGAGGTTTGACATTAATTCTTGCAGTTGCAAACCGAGTTGTGAATACCGGGCAAAAGTAGAACCTAACATCTCTGCAACCAGAAGCATGCGAGAACCAAAAATCTTATCAAATTCAGATTCTGCTCCTGATGCCTCCAAGCCAGTGTTCCGAGGCAACAGGTATACTCAACCAGACTATACTCGTGAGTTAAGACTTAAAAGCAGGGTGGGAGTTGGTCCAAATCCTTCTATTACAAGAGATTCACTACATTCAAAAAAAGTTTGGGAGCCCATGGAGCCAAAAAAGTATCCACGAAGCAACTCTGACACTGAAGTAGCACTTAGATGTTCGACATTTAAGACTGAAGAGATAGAAGACACTATCGCTGAGAATTCATCTGACCTTTTGTCTCAATGTAAGGCTATAGAGAAGTTGGATATTATCAAGCTTAAAGATAACAACAGCACGGAGTCTGGGGAAACAAAGAATGGGTGGCATTTGAAAGATCCTATGATGAGTAGTACATCAAGTTCAGACAATTGCTCGTCATGCTTGAGCGAGGGAGAGAGCAATACGGTTTCTTCAAACAACGGAAACTCTGAATCCTCCTCCACATCTGATTCTGAAGACGCCAGTCTGCAGTCTGAAGGAAGAGAGAATATAGTTGTTGGTACACAGAACGATATCCTCATACCAGATACTACTGGGAAGAGTAAAATTTGTGAAACTCCTATCGTAGTAACTGGGAACAACACGGATAATAACAGTAACAATAACATGGCACACGGTGTTGTTGATGTGCAACCACAAGGAGGCATGTTTCCTCATTTGCTAAACCAGAATCTACAGTTTCCGGTTTTCCAGACTGCTTCACCAATGAGCTACTTCCATCAAGCACCACCAGTCTCTTGGCCCACAGCTCCAGGCAACGGATTAATTCCGTTCCCTCACCCTAATCCTTATCTTTACACAGGTCCGCTCGGATATAGTATGAACGGAGATTCCCCTCTGTGCTTGCAGCAGTATGGTAACCCATTGAATCATACAGCAACTCCCTTCTTCAATCCCGGGCTAGTTCCAGTGTTCCATCCATATTCCAAAACCAACACCGAGGACCAAGCTCAGAATCTTGAGCCACCAGTGGAACTAAACAGTTTGTCTCCACCGGAAACACAAGACGTAAGTGAAGACAGCTTCTCCTTGTTCCATTTCAGTGGACCAGTGGGTCTTTCCACTGGAATTAAGTCGAAGCCTGCTCATTCCAAAGACGGGGTTTTGCGCAACCTTGTTGGAAATAGCGATATGAAAGCGAAAGAGAGCAAAGAGGTTGAGGAGTATAACTTATTCGCAACGAGCAATGGGCTGAGGTTTTCGTTATTCTAA
- the LOC104792098 gene encoding uncharacterized protein LOC104792098 isoform X2, whose product MMPGLAQRNDQYSFGFWSKEIDGVNYNQLQKFWSDLSPKARQELLKIDKQTLFEQARKNMYCSRCNGLLLEGFMQIVMHGKSLHPEGSLGNPPCNKSGSSKFQNDCNSVVSNGCSDEMQDPSVHPWGGLTTTRDGSLTLLDCYLYAKSLKGLQNVFDSAPARERERELLYPDACGGGGRGWISQGMASYGRCHGTRETCALHTARLSCDTLVDFWSALSEETRQSLLKMKEEDFMERLRYRFDSKRFCRDCRRNVIREFKELKELKRMRREPRCTSWFCVADTAFQYEVTIDSVQADWRETFADNAGIYHHFEWAIGTGEGKCDILKFENVGMNGRVQVNGLDLRGLNSCYITLRAYKLDGRWSEVSVKAHALKGQNCVHGRLVVGDGFVSIKRGESIRKFFEHAEEAEEEEDEEMMDKDGNELDGECSRPQKHAKSPELAREFLLDAATVIFKEQVEKAFREGTARQNAHSIFVCLTLKLLEQRVHVACKEIITLEKQVKLLEEEEKEKREEEERKEKKRSKEREKKLRRKDRLKEKEKGKEKKTPDCSDKNMLLNSSREEEDLPNLDDETNNTINCEESEIETGDADLSPPGSPDVQERQCLDGCPSPRTENHYCDSPDKEITDLEDENGYFTSDHQKPVHYQNASYWKEVQSDNALRWSDKRRYSDNASFVSRSEARFRNERLELPSRGFNGSNRQLRVKASKTGGLNGIKSHEKFQCCDNRYSERFDINSCSCKPSCEYRAKVEPNISATRSMREPKILSNSDSAPDASKPVFRGNRYTQPDYTRELRLKSRVGVGPNPSITRDSLHSKKVWEPMEPKKYPRSNSDTEVALRCSTFKTEEIEDTIAENSSDLLSQCKAIEKLDIIKLKDNNSTESGETKNGWHLKDPMMSSTSSSDNCSSCLSEGESNTVSSNNGNSESSSTSDSEDASLQSEGRENIVVGTQNDILIPDTTGKSKICETPIVVTGNNTDNNSNNNMAHGVVDVQPQGGMFPHLLNQNLQFPVFQTASPMSYFHQAPPVSWPTAPGNGLIPFPHPNPYLYTGPLGYSMNGDSPLCLQQYGNPLNHTATPFFNPGLVPVFHPYSKTNTEDQAQNLEPPVELNSLSPPETQDVSEDSFSLFHFSGPVGLSTGIKSKPAHSKDGVLRNLVGNSDMKAKESKEVEEYNLFATSNGLRFSLF is encoded by the exons ATGATGCCTGGTTTAGCTCAGAGGAATGACCAATACTCTTTTGGCTTCTGGTCAAAGGAAATCGATGGAGTCAACTACAATCAGCTCCAAAAG TTCTGGAGTGACCTGTCGCCGAAAGCTAGGCAGGAGCTCCTCAAGATTGACAAACAGACTCTGTTTGAGCAAGCTCGTAAGAACATGTATTGTTCTAGATGCAACGGCCTTCTTCTCGAAGGCTTCATGCAGATTGTTATGCATGGGAAGTCCTTGCATCCAGAGGGATCATTAGGGAATCCTCCTTGCAACAAATCAGGTAGCTCCAAATTTCAAAACGACTGTAACTCAGTTGTCAGTAACGGATGTTCGGATGAGATGCAAGATCCGTCTGTTCATCCTTGGGGAGGTCTCACCACGACACGTGATGGCTCCCTCACACTTCTTGATTGCTATTTGTATGCAAAGTCTCTCAAGGGACTTCAAAAT GTGTTTGACAGTGCCCCTGCTCGAGAACGGGAACGTGAGTTGCTTTATCCCGATGCTTGTGGTGGTGGAGGCCGGGGATGGATAAGTCAAGGAATGGCTAGCTATGGTAGATGCCATGGAACAAGAGAGACGTGTGCTCTACATACTGCAAGACTTTCTTGTGATACATTGGTGGATTTCTGGTCCGCACTCAGCGAGGAAACTCGACAATCTCTTTTGAAGATGAAGGAAGAGGATTTCATGGAGAGACTGAGGTACAG ATTCGACAGCAAGAGGTTTTGTAGAGACTGCAGGCGAAATGTTATCCGTGAGTTTAAAGAGCTCAAGGAACTGAAACGAATGCGGAGAGAACCTCGGTGTACCTCCTGGTTTTGTGTTGCCGATACAGCCTTCCAATATGAG GTAACCATTGATTCGGTGCAAGCAGATTGGCGGGAAACGTTTGCTGACAACGCTGGAATTTACCATCACTTTGAGTGGGCCATTGGAACTGGAGAAGGAAAATGTGATATCCTCAAATTTGAAAATGTTGGCATGAATGGGAGAGTTCAAGTCAATGGCTTAGACCTTCGTGGTTTAAATTCATGCTACATTACACTTAGAGCTTATAAATTAGATGGCCGTTGGTCGGAGGTATCCGTCAAAGCCCACGCATTAAAAGGTCAAAACTGCGTGCACGGTAGGTTAGTTGTTGGGGATGGGTTTGTTTCAATCAAGAGAGGGGAAAGCATCCGAAAGTTTTTTGAGCATGCTGAAGAGGCCGAGGAAGAAGAG GATGAAGAGATGATGGACAAAGATGGGAATGAGCTTGATGGGGAATGCTCCCGTCCACAAAAGCATGCAAAAAGTCCAGAACTGGCTCGAGAGTTTCTTCTAGATGCTGCAACAGTTATTTTTAAAGAACAG GTTGAAAAAGCATTCAGGGAAGGAACCGCTCGGCAAAATGCACATAGTATCTTTGTATGTCTTACATTGAAACTATTGGAACAACGTGTACATGTTGCCTGCAAGGAAATTATTACCTTGGAGAAACAG GTGAAActtcttgaggaagaagagaaggaaaagcGTGAAGAAGAGGAgcggaaggagaagaaaagatccaaagaaagggaaaaaaaacttcGCAGAAAGGATAGattgaaggaaaaagaaaaaggcaaagagaagaaaaccccTGATTGCAGCGATAAAAACATGCTACTGAATTCatcaagggaagaagaagatcttccAAACCTTGATGACGAGACAAACAATACTATAAACTGTGAGGAGTCAGAAATTGAAACGGGGGATGCTGATTTGTCTCCACCTGGTTCTCCTGATGTTCAAGAAAGACAGTGTTTGGATGGCTGCCCATCTCCAAGAACGGAAAACCACTACTGTGACAGCCCTGACAAAGAAATTACAGATCTTGAAGATGAGAACGGGTACTTTACAAGTGATCATCAAAAACCTGTTCACTACCAGAATGCTAGTTATTGGAAAGAAGTGCAGTCTGATAATGCTTTGAGGTGGTCAGATAAACGCAGATATTCGGATAATGCTTCTTTTGTCAGTAGGTCAGAGGCAAGATTCCGTAATGAGAGATTAGAATTGCCTTCAAGGGGATTCAATGGGTCAAACAGACAGTTAAGAGTGAAAGCTTCAAAGACTGGTGGCCTGAATGGCATCAAGTCTCATGAGAAGTTTCAATGTTGCGACAACAGATACAGTGAGAGGTTTGACATTAATTCTTGCAGTTGCAAACCGAGTTGTGAATACCGGGCAAAAGTAGAACCTAACATCTCTGCAACCAGAAGCATGCGAGAACCAAAAATCTTATCAAATTCAGATTCTGCTCCTGATGCCTCCAAGCCAGTGTTCCGAGGCAACAGGTATACTCAACCAGACTATACTCGTGAGTTAAGACTTAAAAGCAGGGTGGGAGTTGGTCCAAATCCTTCTATTACAAGAGATTCACTACATTCAAAAAAAGTTTGGGAGCCCATGGAGCCAAAAAAGTATCCACGAAGCAACTCTGACACTGAAGTAGCACTTAGATGTTCGACATTTAAGACTGAAGAGATAGAAGACACTATCGCTGAGAATTCATCTGACCTTTTGTCTCAATGTAAGGCTATAGAGAAGTTGGATATTATCAAGCTTAAAGATAACAACAGCACGGAGTCTGGGGAAACAAAGAATGGGTGGCATTTGAAAGATCCTATGATGAGTAGTACATCAAGTTCAGACAATTGCTCGTCATGCTTGAGCGAGGGAGAGAGCAATACGGTTTCTTCAAACAACGGAAACTCTGAATCCTCCTCCACATCTGATTCTGAAGACGCCAGTCTGCAGTCTGAAGGAAGAGAGAATATAGTTGTTGGTACACAGAACGATATCCTCATACCAGATACTACTGGGAAGAGTAAAATTTGTGAAACTCCTATCGTAGTAACTGGGAACAACACGGATAATAACAGTAACAATAACATGGCACACGGTGTTGTTGATGTGCAACCACAAGGAGGCATGTTTCCTCATTTGCTAAACCAGAATCTACAGTTTCCGGTTTTCCAGACTGCTTCACCAATGAGCTACTTCCATCAAGCACCACCAGTCTCTTGGCCCACAGCTCCAGGCAACGGATTAATTCCGTTCCCTCACCCTAATCCTTATCTTTACACAGGTCCGCTCGGATATAGTATGAACGGAGATTCCCCTCTGTGCTTGCAGCAGTATGGTAACCCATTGAATCATACAGCAACTCCCTTCTTCAATCCCGGGCTAGTTCCAGTGTTCCATCCATATTCCAAAACCAACACCGAGGACCAAGCTCAGAATCTTGAGCCACCAGTGGAACTAAACAGTTTGTCTCCACCGGAAACACAAGACGTAAGTGAAGACAGCTTCTCCTTGTTCCATTTCAGTGGACCAGTGGGTCTTTCCACTGGAATTAAGTCGAAGCCTGCTCATTCCAAAGACGGGGTTTTGCGCAACCTTGTTGGAAATAGCGATATGAAAGCGAAAGAGAGCAAAGAGGTTGAGGAGTATAACTTATTCGCAACGAGCAATGGGCTGAGGTTTTCGTTATTCTAA
- the LOC104792098 gene encoding uncharacterized protein LOC104792098 isoform X1, with the protein MMPGLAQRNDQYSFGFWSKEIDGVNYNQLQKFWSDLSPKARQELLKIDKQTLFEQARKNMYCSRCNGLLLEGFMQIVMHGKSLHPEGSLGNPPCNKSGSSKFQNDCNSVVSNGCSDEMQDPSVHPWGGLTTTRDGSLTLLDCYLYAKSLKGLQNQVFDSAPARERERELLYPDACGGGGRGWISQGMASYGRCHGTRETCALHTARLSCDTLVDFWSALSEETRQSLLKMKEEDFMERLRYRFDSKRFCRDCRRNVIREFKELKELKRMRREPRCTSWFCVADTAFQYEVTIDSVQADWRETFADNAGIYHHFEWAIGTGEGKCDILKFENVGMNGRVQVNGLDLRGLNSCYITLRAYKLDGRWSEVSVKAHALKGQNCVHGRLVVGDGFVSIKRGESIRKFFEHAEEAEEEEDEEMMDKDGNELDGECSRPQKHAKSPELAREFLLDAATVIFKEQVEKAFREGTARQNAHSIFVCLTLKLLEQRVHVACKEIITLEKQVKLLEEEEKEKREEEERKEKKRSKEREKKLRRKDRLKEKEKGKEKKTPDCSDKNMLLNSSREEEDLPNLDDETNNTINCEESEIETGDADLSPPGSPDVQERQCLDGCPSPRTENHYCDSPDKEITDLEDENGYFTSDHQKPVHYQNASYWKEVQSDNALRWSDKRRYSDNASFVSRSEARFRNERLELPSRGFNGSNRQLRVKASKTGGLNGIKSHEKFQCCDNRYSERFDINSCSCKPSCEYRAKVEPNISATRSMREPKILSNSDSAPDASKPVFRGNRYTQPDYTRELRLKSRVGVGPNPSITRDSLHSKKVWEPMEPKKYPRSNSDTEVALRCSTFKTEEIEDTIAENSSDLLSQCKAIEKLDIIKLKDNNSTESGETKNGWHLKDPMMSSTSSSDNCSSCLSEGESNTVSSNNGNSESSSTSDSEDASLQSEGRENIVVGTQNDILIPDTTGKSKICETPIVVTGNNTDNNSNNNMAHGVVDVQPQGGMFPHLLNQNLQFPVFQTASPMSYFHQAPPVSWPTAPGNGLIPFPHPNPYLYTGPLGYSMNGDSPLCLQQYGNPLNHTATPFFNPGLVPVFHPYSKTNTEDQAQNLEPPVELNSLSPPETQDVSEDSFSLFHFSGPVGLSTGIKSKPAHSKDGVLRNLVGNSDMKAKESKEVEEYNLFATSNGLRFSLF; encoded by the exons ATGATGCCTGGTTTAGCTCAGAGGAATGACCAATACTCTTTTGGCTTCTGGTCAAAGGAAATCGATGGAGTCAACTACAATCAGCTCCAAAAG TTCTGGAGTGACCTGTCGCCGAAAGCTAGGCAGGAGCTCCTCAAGATTGACAAACAGACTCTGTTTGAGCAAGCTCGTAAGAACATGTATTGTTCTAGATGCAACGGCCTTCTTCTCGAAGGCTTCATGCAGATTGTTATGCATGGGAAGTCCTTGCATCCAGAGGGATCATTAGGGAATCCTCCTTGCAACAAATCAGGTAGCTCCAAATTTCAAAACGACTGTAACTCAGTTGTCAGTAACGGATGTTCGGATGAGATGCAAGATCCGTCTGTTCATCCTTGGGGAGGTCTCACCACGACACGTGATGGCTCCCTCACACTTCTTGATTGCTATTTGTATGCAAAGTCTCTCAAGGGACTTCAAAAT CAGGTGTTTGACAGTGCCCCTGCTCGAGAACGGGAACGTGAGTTGCTTTATCCCGATGCTTGTGGTGGTGGAGGCCGGGGATGGATAAGTCAAGGAATGGCTAGCTATGGTAGATGCCATGGAACAAGAGAGACGTGTGCTCTACATACTGCAAGACTTTCTTGTGATACATTGGTGGATTTCTGGTCCGCACTCAGCGAGGAAACTCGACAATCTCTTTTGAAGATGAAGGAAGAGGATTTCATGGAGAGACTGAGGTACAG ATTCGACAGCAAGAGGTTTTGTAGAGACTGCAGGCGAAATGTTATCCGTGAGTTTAAAGAGCTCAAGGAACTGAAACGAATGCGGAGAGAACCTCGGTGTACCTCCTGGTTTTGTGTTGCCGATACAGCCTTCCAATATGAG GTAACCATTGATTCGGTGCAAGCAGATTGGCGGGAAACGTTTGCTGACAACGCTGGAATTTACCATCACTTTGAGTGGGCCATTGGAACTGGAGAAGGAAAATGTGATATCCTCAAATTTGAAAATGTTGGCATGAATGGGAGAGTTCAAGTCAATGGCTTAGACCTTCGTGGTTTAAATTCATGCTACATTACACTTAGAGCTTATAAATTAGATGGCCGTTGGTCGGAGGTATCCGTCAAAGCCCACGCATTAAAAGGTCAAAACTGCGTGCACGGTAGGTTAGTTGTTGGGGATGGGTTTGTTTCAATCAAGAGAGGGGAAAGCATCCGAAAGTTTTTTGAGCATGCTGAAGAGGCCGAGGAAGAAGAG GATGAAGAGATGATGGACAAAGATGGGAATGAGCTTGATGGGGAATGCTCCCGTCCACAAAAGCATGCAAAAAGTCCAGAACTGGCTCGAGAGTTTCTTCTAGATGCTGCAACAGTTATTTTTAAAGAACAG GTTGAAAAAGCATTCAGGGAAGGAACCGCTCGGCAAAATGCACATAGTATCTTTGTATGTCTTACATTGAAACTATTGGAACAACGTGTACATGTTGCCTGCAAGGAAATTATTACCTTGGAGAAACAG GTGAAActtcttgaggaagaagagaaggaaaagcGTGAAGAAGAGGAgcggaaggagaagaaaagatccaaagaaagggaaaaaaaacttcGCAGAAAGGATAGattgaaggaaaaagaaaaaggcaaagagaagaaaaccccTGATTGCAGCGATAAAAACATGCTACTGAATTCatcaagggaagaagaagatcttccAAACCTTGATGACGAGACAAACAATACTATAAACTGTGAGGAGTCAGAAATTGAAACGGGGGATGCTGATTTGTCTCCACCTGGTTCTCCTGATGTTCAAGAAAGACAGTGTTTGGATGGCTGCCCATCTCCAAGAACGGAAAACCACTACTGTGACAGCCCTGACAAAGAAATTACAGATCTTGAAGATGAGAACGGGTACTTTACAAGTGATCATCAAAAACCTGTTCACTACCAGAATGCTAGTTATTGGAAAGAAGTGCAGTCTGATAATGCTTTGAGGTGGTCAGATAAACGCAGATATTCGGATAATGCTTCTTTTGTCAGTAGGTCAGAGGCAAGATTCCGTAATGAGAGATTAGAATTGCCTTCAAGGGGATTCAATGGGTCAAACAGACAGTTAAGAGTGAAAGCTTCAAAGACTGGTGGCCTGAATGGCATCAAGTCTCATGAGAAGTTTCAATGTTGCGACAACAGATACAGTGAGAGGTTTGACATTAATTCTTGCAGTTGCAAACCGAGTTGTGAATACCGGGCAAAAGTAGAACCTAACATCTCTGCAACCAGAAGCATGCGAGAACCAAAAATCTTATCAAATTCAGATTCTGCTCCTGATGCCTCCAAGCCAGTGTTCCGAGGCAACAGGTATACTCAACCAGACTATACTCGTGAGTTAAGACTTAAAAGCAGGGTGGGAGTTGGTCCAAATCCTTCTATTACAAGAGATTCACTACATTCAAAAAAAGTTTGGGAGCCCATGGAGCCAAAAAAGTATCCACGAAGCAACTCTGACACTGAAGTAGCACTTAGATGTTCGACATTTAAGACTGAAGAGATAGAAGACACTATCGCTGAGAATTCATCTGACCTTTTGTCTCAATGTAAGGCTATAGAGAAGTTGGATATTATCAAGCTTAAAGATAACAACAGCACGGAGTCTGGGGAAACAAAGAATGGGTGGCATTTGAAAGATCCTATGATGAGTAGTACATCAAGTTCAGACAATTGCTCGTCATGCTTGAGCGAGGGAGAGAGCAATACGGTTTCTTCAAACAACGGAAACTCTGAATCCTCCTCCACATCTGATTCTGAAGACGCCAGTCTGCAGTCTGAAGGAAGAGAGAATATAGTTGTTGGTACACAGAACGATATCCTCATACCAGATACTACTGGGAAGAGTAAAATTTGTGAAACTCCTATCGTAGTAACTGGGAACAACACGGATAATAACAGTAACAATAACATGGCACACGGTGTTGTTGATGTGCAACCACAAGGAGGCATGTTTCCTCATTTGCTAAACCAGAATCTACAGTTTCCGGTTTTCCAGACTGCTTCACCAATGAGCTACTTCCATCAAGCACCACCAGTCTCTTGGCCCACAGCTCCAGGCAACGGATTAATTCCGTTCCCTCACCCTAATCCTTATCTTTACACAGGTCCGCTCGGATATAGTATGAACGGAGATTCCCCTCTGTGCTTGCAGCAGTATGGTAACCCATTGAATCATACAGCAACTCCCTTCTTCAATCCCGGGCTAGTTCCAGTGTTCCATCCATATTCCAAAACCAACACCGAGGACCAAGCTCAGAATCTTGAGCCACCAGTGGAACTAAACAGTTTGTCTCCACCGGAAACACAAGACGTAAGTGAAGACAGCTTCTCCTTGTTCCATTTCAGTGGACCAGTGGGTCTTTCCACTGGAATTAAGTCGAAGCCTGCTCATTCCAAAGACGGGGTTTTGCGCAACCTTGTTGGAAATAGCGATATGAAAGCGAAAGAGAGCAAAGAGGTTGAGGAGTATAACTTATTCGCAACGAGCAATGGGCTGAGGTTTTCGTTATTCTAA